The following are encoded in a window of Montipora foliosa isolate CH-2021 unplaced genomic scaffold, ASM3666993v2 scaffold_441, whole genome shotgun sequence genomic DNA:
- the LOC137989120 gene encoding uncharacterized protein, whose amino-acid sequence MRDSGETGDLVAKLEAFFESQRQSQEDFNNRMEHRVLKELRKERENTAPPPPKRLSKELTANVREVYKSLTGADGEKLAWDVSKSFADPINKTVNDELLNGIRSTDPETPTNTVKAAMRVHFKTKKRQHKKRTNHKKALRESTSINEADKEKFRSVLTADYMSSEESLSEPDSQDAGDTSGSDQDVPKKKKLCVRPLPWRSVEVNTLIVRLDRKIIRKRTPRSSWMSMERTVGPPSTREAPEDAPEFALLALHEEV is encoded by the exons ATGCGGGACAGTGGCGAAACTGGCGACCTTGTAGCCAAACTAGAAGCCTTTTTTGAAAGCCAGCGTCAAAGCCAGGAGGATTTTAATAATCGGATGGAGCATCGCGTGTTAAAGGAACTTAGGAAAGAGCGGGAAAATACAGCACCACCCCCACCAAAACGCCTGTCGAAAGAGCTAACA GCCAATGTGAGGGAGGTGTACAAAAGCTTGACAGGGGCAGATGGTGAAAAACTTGCATGGGATGTTTCTAAAAG CTTTGCTGATCCAATTAACAAAACTGTCAACGATGAACTTCTTAATGGTATCCGTAGTACAGACCCTGAGACACCTACAAACACTGTCAAGG ctGCAATGCGGGTTCACTTTAAGACAAAGAAACGGCAACACAAA aAACGTACAAACCACAAGAAGGCTCTGAGGGAGTCAACAAGCATAAATGAGGCTGATAAGGAAAAATTCAGAAGTGTCTTAACAGCTGATTACATGTCATCTGAGGAATCCTTGTCTGAACCGGATTCACAAGATGCAGGTGATACTTCCGGTTCAGACCAGGATGTaccaaagaagaaaaaattgtgTGTACGGCCACTTCCTTGGCGCAGTGTTGAAGTGAATACTTTAATTGTCCGCCTCGATCGAAAAATCATCAGGAAAAGAACCCCAAGAAGCAGTTGGATGAGCATGGAGCGAACAGTAGGGCCTCCTTCAACACGGGAAGCACCAGAAGATGCTCCAGAGTTTGCTCTTCTAGCTCTTCATGAGGAAGTTTAA